The Hypanus sabinus isolate sHypSab1 chromosome 3, sHypSab1.hap1, whole genome shotgun sequence genome contains a region encoding:
- the ddias gene encoding DNA damage-induced apoptosis suppressor protein: MNGKRSFVAASILCLHDTCFLYPACQKCGSRLFINHGKFQCPKKDCLSIVQNVNYRYRLSVKVAEKCEIFNITVFGSCLEPYFGAAAGFLHRYCEAFKKDLQEPEEERVQDLLVQAVEHCFVGRSFIFGVKTSKSQTSVLSFSPSTLQSTTRKNKCKKHLIACQIAVPNTTVYGCTVINYYKKLLDSIRPKDLSSTSVLSASPFISIDQSTPKFNSLSGSTQLTGASQLTNPWQQDFALTFFSGDCATVEELSIAGTSRVSSKRSITSLEHEEGTTCRRKYKKQIFGAYAASLSLNSSDSIGCNSNTIGSLPSCRESHRLTANECTHQYYTSSELAEDCLETSFDNQILCLQKLEDSMSNWNGNVILPSDKSCPLDCDDSLLWDELPFSESLGEFIAKVEADLERCDKENAPTKVNDVAIHSCSLNKLETDKHSGMPGQQRRSGKNSTKLLKVRRTKNRRSSSGDSHDLNDTIDHLVLADGFKNDVTEMLFSPEAPLLWTRDVTCAAHIPNPVVTGKICTVLLSPINVNNCKNYSDQIIQTKVQSHQDNQAGECVTFPTGHAVKGQDTSNSYAVSNADVQTPLTSSKRWLTKGENFYSQIQDLEHNSNKCNQEPFYRSWTRSIFKNENNLFQNLCTSTEEYDVSRELFSDVGGYEEETPLCFNRNPSILSRKSVPKLGSKTACKPNDQQCNISLYFSDTASDTIINQVNNSSPENDSQKLIKCDFPDSQDYIPFSQSTPISRVKHFKCFGVDEKKAFKMSPYVQPCPKEAIFEQKQVVFSKNDFQQQSLQIPKVSLNNQVSSSSKSSLLDNRPVSKSFVNDADEWIPPSTIKTQLISRFSSYVSDVCSSQGFELFKNVSHASAAAMETSHSKITTESNKGKDGSKHFRGYVFMKRTPAGNCTTPSLQRKFINSNVSQKRTERLGPLVSKKIQIGEGLKMNKSMSTTFHTLFAESEALGCYSPELFAASTEFFEDDKSF; this comes from the exons ATACTGTGAAGCTTTCAAGAAAGATCTTCAAGAACCAGAGGAAGAGAGAGTTCAGGATCTGTTGGTTCAAGCTGTGGAACACTGCTTTGTTGGGAGAAGTTTTATATTTGGAGTGAAG ACATCTAAATCCCAAACCAGTGTACTGTCATTTTCTCCAAGCACCTTGCAATCTACCACcaggaaaaataaatgtaaaaaacacctgatAGCTTGCCAAATTGCAGTGCCTAACACTACAGTCTATGGCTGCACTGTAATTAATTATTACAAGAAACTCTTGGATTCAATCCGTCCCAAAGATTTGTCTTCCACTTCAGTACTATCTGCTAGCCCATTTATTAGCATTGACCAGTCTACTCCCAAGTTCAACAGTTTATCCGGTTCCACACAGCTAACTGGTGCTAGTCAACTGACAAACCCTTGGCAGCAAGATTTTGCACTAACTTTCTTCTCTGGTGATTGTGCTACAGTTGAAGAGCTTTCGATTGCAGGAACTAGCAGGGTTAGTTCGAAGAGGAGCATCACCTCACTTGAACATGAAGAGGGAACAACCTGTAGAAGGAAATACAAAAAACAAATCTTTGGAGCTTATGCTGCTTCACTTTCTCTAAATAGTAGTGACAGTATTGGATGCAATTCAAATACAATTGGCAGCCTCCCATCTTGTAGAGAATCACATAGGCTAACTGCAAATGAATGTACACATCAATATTATACCAGTTCTGAGTTAGCAGAGGACTGTCTGGAGACCAGTTTTGATAACCAAATACTTTGCTTACAGAAATTAGAGGATTCGATGTCCAATTGGAACGGCAATGTAATCTTGCCCTCTGACAAAAGTTGTCCACTGGATTGTGATGATTCTTTATTATGGGATGAACTGCCTTTTTCAGAAAGTTTAGGTGAATTTATAGCAAAAGTTGAAGCAGATTTGGAGAGATGTGATAAAGAAAATGCACCTACCAAGGTGAATGATGTTGCCATCCATTCCTGTTCTTTAAATAAACTAGAAACTGATAAACATTCTGGAATGCCAGGACAGCAGAGGAGATCTGGAAAGAATTCTACCAAATTGCTGAAAGTTAGAAGAACTAAAAACAGAAGGAGCTCCAGTGGTGATTCTCACGATCTGAATGATACTATAGACCACCTAGTTCTTGCAGATGGTTTCAAAAATGATGTCACTGAGATGCTGTTTTCTCCAGAAGCACCACTCCTCTGGACAAGGGATGTTACTTGTGCTGCACATATTCCCAATCCAGTGGTAACTGGAAAGATTTGCACTGTTTTGTTAAGCCCTATAAATGTAAATAACTGCAAAAATTATTCTGATCAGATAATCCAGACAAAGGTGCAGAGCCATCAAGACAACCAGGCAGGTGAATGTGTAACTTTTCCAACTGGACATGCAGTTAAGGGACAAGATACAAGTAATTCTTATGCAGTAAGTAATGCTGATGTTCAAACACCATTGACTTCTTCCAAGAGGTGGCTAACAAAAGGGGAAAACTTTTATAGCCAAATTCAAGATCTAGAACACAACTCCAATAAATGTAACCAGGAACCTTTCTACAGATCTTGGACACGATCCAtctttaaaaatgaaaataactTATTCCAAAATTTGTGCACCAGCACTGAAGAATACGATGTTTCTAGAGAACTCTTCAGTGATGTAGGAGGCTATGAAGAGGAAACACCATTATGTTTCAATAGAAACCCAAGTATTTTATCTCGGAAATCTGTACCTAAACTAGGTAGTAAAACTGCCTGCAAGCCTAATGACCAGCAGTGTAATATTTCCCTGTATTTTTCAGATACAGCCTCTGATACGATAATAAACCAAGTCAACAATAGTTCTCCAGAAAATGATTCACAGAAACTAATTAAATGCGACTTTCCAGATTCACAAGACTATATTCCATTTTCTCAGTCTACACCTATTTCAAGAGTTAAGCATTTCAAGTGTTTTGGGGTAGATGAAAAAAAGGCTTTCAAAATGTCACCCTATGTTCAGCCCTGCCCAAAGGAAGCTATTTTTGAACAGAAGCAAGTAGTTTTTTCAAAAAATGATTTTCAGCAGCAGTCACTGCAAATTCCAAAAGTGTCTTTGAATAACCAAGTCTCTAGTTCATCAAAGTCTTCCTTGTTAGACAACAGACCAGTTAGCAAGTCCTTTGTAAATGATGCTGATGAATGGATTCCGCCTTCAACAATCAAAACACAACTAATATCTCGTTTTTCTTCATATGTCTCTGATGTATGCAGTTCACAAGGCTttgaattatttaaaaatgtgtcaCACGCTAGTGCTGCTGCTATGGAAACTAGTCACTCAAAAATTACAACGGAGAGCAACAAAGGGAAAGACGGTAGCAAGCACTTCAGAGGCTACGTATTTATGAAAAGGACACCTGCAGGAAATTGTACCACACCATCATTACAACGAAAATTCATCAATTCAAATGTTTCTCAAAAGAGAACAGAAAGACTGGGGCCACTTGTTTCAAAAAAAATTCagattggggaaggtttaaaaatGAACAAAAGCATGTCAACTACTTTTCACACACTTTTTGCAGAAAGTGAGGCATTAGGTTGTTATTCACCAGAACTATTTGCAGCGAgcacagaattttttgaagatgacAAATCATTTTAA